From the Chryseobacterium sp. G0201 genome, the window CCACGGTAAATTGGAATAAAGATACCAAGATGGCTACACTCAACTACGATAGTAAAAAAACAAATCAGGACGAAATTATGAAACGTATTGCCTTAGCGGGTTATGACAGCGAGAAATTTTTAGCCCCAGATGATGTATATGCAAAATTATCCGGCTGTTGCCAATATAACAGGGAACTAAAACCAGTTGCAAAAGGCAAAGATGATGGTATGGATATGAAAGCCGAACATGCCAACCACAACCCTAAAGAAATGGCTGCCACAACTACGGCAACTACTCAAAATGTACTACAACTGAAAACTGTTTTTGATAATTATTTTTTAGTGAAAGATGCTTTGGTAAAAACTGATGCAGGTAATTCATCTGCAAATGCCGCTGAATTGGTAAAGGCAATAAAAGCGGTAGAAATGGCAAAACTATCTACCGAGGAACATACCGTATGGATGAAAGTAATGAAAGATTTAACAGCAAATGCAGAGAAAATTGCTACAGCTAAAGACGTTTCAAAACAAAGAGAAATTTTCGCTTTACTGGCTGATAATATGTACGAATTATCGAAAGTTTCAAAACAAGAAACACCTGTTTATTATCAGCATTGCCCAATGTATAATAATGGTAAAGGAGCAAATTGGCTAAGCAAAGAAGAAGCAATTAAAAAT encodes:
- a CDS encoding DUF3347 domain-containing protein translates to MKSISKILMVIIVLLSAVNSFAQIKNAKTETVKIYGNCEMCKTTIEKAGNLKDVATVNWNKDTKMATLNYDSKKTNQDEIMKRIALAGYDSEKFLAPDDVYAKLSGCCQYNRELKPVAKGKDDGMDMKAEHANHNPKEMAATTTATTQNVLQLKTVFDNYFLVKDALVKTDAGNSSANAAELVKAIKAVEMAKLSTEEHTVWMKVMKDLTANAEKIATAKDVSKQREIFALLADNMYELSKVSKQETPVYYQHCPMYNNGKGANWLSKEEAIKNPYYGSKMLTCGSVQETINNK